From one Thermithiobacillus tepidarius DSM 3134 genomic stretch:
- the galT gene encoding galactose-1-phosphate uridylyltransferase, which produces MYSLTLQKPDGRQLILYSRRPIDPTLSAPAPGETIRANPHLRWHPLRGEWVTYASYRQGRTFMPPPEYNPLAITTDPQNPTELPAGDYDVAVFDNRFPSLTPLAHDAPPSIVDTLPATGKCEVVVFTQDPNTSLAALPLAHIDLLIQVWAERTRALGAQPDIQYVLPFENKGVEVGVTLHHPHGQIYAYPFVPPVPARMNAQERQYHERHGRSLLQDLIDAEIGSGERVLYLGEHALAWLPAWARYPYEVWVAPRRAVPYLYELPPAARQDLARALKTVLLKYDGLWQRSLPYLMAWFQAPTDGQAHPEAHLHAEFYPPYRTRDRLKFLAGTELAAGMFASDALPEDKARELQAVEVSID; this is translated from the coding sequence ATGTATTCGCTGACCCTGCAGAAGCCGGATGGCCGGCAACTCATCCTCTACAGCCGCCGCCCCATTGACCCGACCCTGTCGGCTCCGGCCCCCGGCGAGACCATCCGGGCCAACCCGCACCTGCGCTGGCATCCCCTGCGCGGCGAGTGGGTGACCTACGCCAGCTACCGGCAGGGGCGCACTTTCATGCCGCCCCCCGAGTACAACCCCCTGGCCATCACCACCGACCCGCAAAACCCCACGGAACTGCCCGCCGGCGACTACGACGTCGCCGTCTTCGACAACCGCTTCCCGTCGCTCACCCCTCTCGCCCACGATGCCCCGCCGTCCATCGTCGACACCCTGCCGGCCACCGGCAAATGCGAGGTGGTGGTTTTCACCCAGGACCCCAATACCTCCCTGGCTGCCCTGCCGCTGGCCCACATCGACTTGCTGATCCAGGTCTGGGCGGAACGCACCCGGGCCCTGGGCGCGCAGCCGGACATCCAGTACGTGCTGCCCTTCGAGAACAAGGGCGTGGAAGTCGGCGTCACCCTGCACCACCCCCATGGCCAGATTTACGCCTACCCCTTCGTGCCGCCGGTACCGGCGCGCATGAATGCCCAGGAGCGCCAATACCACGAGCGCCACGGCCGCTCCCTACTCCAGGACCTCATCGACGCGGAGATCGGGAGCGGCGAGCGCGTGCTCTACCTGGGCGAGCACGCGCTCGCCTGGCTGCCCGCCTGGGCCCGCTACCCCTACGAAGTCTGGGTCGCGCCGCGCCGCGCCGTGCCCTACCTCTACGAACTGCCGCCCGCGGCGCGGCAGGACTTGGCGCGCGCCCTGAAAACCGTGCTGCTCAAGTATGACGGCCTGTGGCAGCGCTCCCTCCCCTATCTCATGGCCTGGTTCCAGGCGCCGACCGACGGACAGGCGCACCCGGAAGCGCATCTGCACGCCGAGTTCTATCCGCCCTATCGCACCCGCGACCGGCTCAAATTCCTGGCCGGCACCGAACTCGCCGCCGGCATGTTCGCCAGCGACGCCCTGCCCGAGGACAAGGCCCGGGAGCTGCAGGCGGTGGAGGTCTCCATCGATTGA